The following coding sequences are from one Parabacteroides pacaensis window:
- a CDS encoding winged helix-turn-helix domain-containing protein, producing the protein MKNKWFGKSVFVIVILIYIIIGYISYLGLYTELNRIWTYAVWEDGNKRMKDTNVKKMPEHIPFVFTEVEFITDNQSIQIKKKNSKILEINKKSFQAEQNYLSRVRPVKLEKLDSLFQLRLKEKGFNYKTAVSLYDERERNTIYNIPDATLLHNYMELTDNIMDKKTVNLKGYAETGLLDYITWGKNYYIMCLLISGLGLSILVMKKRAVKSIIPLQQEFLPTEQNLQTESIGMLKDHNQQDEMHQQKENTVEVSLLSSGIICLDTRKHALTYANKTKSLPLKIFGLMYQLSQGKDYFQSYEYLFHTLWTEKENADKKNLEQLVIRLRKELTDIPDITIDTIRGSGYQIHLKNNLKIKIE; encoded by the coding sequence ATGAAAAATAAATGGTTTGGTAAATCTGTCTTTGTTATTGTAATCTTAATATATATTATTATAGGATACATTTCTTATCTTGGTTTATATACAGAATTAAACCGGATTTGGACGTATGCAGTATGGGAAGATGGTAATAAAAGAATGAAGGATACAAATGTAAAAAAAATGCCTGAACATATTCCTTTTGTTTTTACTGAGGTAGAATTTATAACAGATAATCAATCCATACAAATTAAAAAAAAGAATAGTAAAATACTGGAGATAAATAAAAAAAGTTTTCAGGCCGAACAAAATTATTTATCACGTGTAAGGCCAGTAAAACTTGAAAAGCTGGATAGCCTTTTTCAACTAAGACTAAAGGAAAAAGGATTTAACTATAAAACAGCAGTTTCTTTATATGATGAGAGAGAAAGAAATACAATCTATAATATTCCAGATGCAACTCTTCTACATAATTATATGGAATTGACCGACAATATTATGGATAAAAAAACGGTAAACTTAAAAGGATATGCTGAGACCGGATTATTAGATTATATAACGTGGGGTAAGAACTATTATATAATGTGCCTCCTAATTAGTGGATTAGGTTTAAGTATACTAGTAATGAAAAAAAGAGCCGTTAAATCTATCATTCCTTTACAACAAGAATTTCTGCCAACCGAACAAAATTTACAAACAGAATCAATAGGTATGTTAAAAGACCACAATCAGCAAGATGAAATGCATCAACAGAAAGAGAATACGGTTGAAGTATCTTTACTATCTTCTGGAATTATCTGTCTGGATACAAGAAAACACGCCTTAACTTACGCGAATAAAACCAAATCGCTTCCCCTTAAAATATTTGGTCTGATGTATCAATTGTCACAAGGCAAAGACTATTTTCAATCCTATGAATATCTTTTTCATACTCTTTGGACAGAAAAAGAGAATGCAGATAAAAAAAATTTGGAACAACTAGTAATCCGTTTACGGAAAGAGTTAACTGATATTCCGGATATAACAATTGATACTATCCGGGGAAGCGGTTACCAGATTCATTTAAAGAACAATTTAAAAATAAAGATAGAGTAG
- a CDS encoding DUF1573 domain-containing protein, which yields MKVILNLVILLLFLVLFSCKNEHAEKQPAQLIKEWQGKQILFPENPVFTRYLTDTTDFRIPQSEYKVLIYVDPSGCISCKLQLHKWKELIEYTDSVTGGKVPFLFFFYPKDRIEIRYLLKSYEMDRPVCIDLDDRLNKLNHFPADMSFQTFLLDKNNKVIIVGNPIHDIAIKDLYLKLLTGKESPTKNILTTTAKAMQTEIDLGTFKKSDTKGANIEIKNTGSSPLVIMDINTTCGCTAATYDKLPAKPGESLWVGIKVTPKATGFFDEVVTIRCNTIQPVKVKIRGQVQE from the coding sequence ATGAAAGTTATCCTAAATTTAGTCATACTCTTATTATTTCTAGTGCTCTTTTCTTGTAAGAATGAACACGCAGAAAAGCAGCCGGCTCAACTTATTAAGGAGTGGCAGGGAAAACAAATCCTATTTCCCGAGAATCCTGTTTTCACTCGCTATCTGACCGATACTACTGATTTCCGGATTCCGCAATCAGAATATAAGGTGTTAATCTATGTCGATCCCAGCGGCTGTATCAGTTGTAAATTACAACTGCATAAATGGAAAGAATTGATAGAGTATACTGATTCGGTAACAGGAGGAAAAGTCCCGTTCTTGTTTTTCTTTTATCCGAAAGACCGGATAGAGATACGATATTTATTGAAAAGTTATGAGATGGACCGTCCTGTGTGTATAGATTTAGATGATCGATTGAATAAATTGAACCATTTTCCGGCAGATATGTCGTTTCAAACCTTTTTGTTGGATAAGAACAATAAAGTAATTATAGTAGGAAATCCTATACATGATATAGCTATAAAGGATTTATATTTAAAGCTGTTAACGGGTAAGGAAAGTCCGACAAAGAATATATTAACAACAACCGCCAAAGCTATGCAGACAGAAATAGATTTGGGTACCTTTAAGAAGTCTGATACAAAAGGTGCGAATATTGAAATAAAAAATACAGGGAGTAGTCCTCTCGTTATTATGGATATAAATACTACTTGTGGCTGTACAGCTGCTACGTATGATAAACTTCCTGCGAAGCCTGGAGAATCTCTCTGGGTGGGAATTAAGGTTACACCGAAAGCTACAGGCTTCTTTGATGAAGTTGTAACTATCAGATGTAACACAATACAACCGGTTAAAGTAAAAATCAGAGGGCAAGTTCAAGAATAG
- a CDS encoding NVEALA domain-containing protein, protein MKKIILGVTLVVTIAAAATWNFHRTQNEVAISDLTLDNLDAMATGRGNFPACQKNEGGGDFGFIPFCVNKKCQDHTWERRGTLDVNYCTE, encoded by the coding sequence ATGAAGAAGATTATATTGGGTGTAACCCTCGTAGTTACTATAGCCGCTGCGGCCACGTGGAACTTTCACCGAACTCAAAATGAAGTAGCAATATCCGATTTGACTCTCGATAATCTGGATGCTATGGCTACTGGCAGGGGTAATTTTCCTGCATGTCAGAAAAATGAAGGGGGAGGAGACTTCGGATTTATTCCATTTTGTGTTAACAAAAAGTGCCAGGATCATACTTGGGAAAGAAGAGGAACACTGGATGTGAATTACTGTACTGAATGA
- a CDS encoding TolB-like 6-bladed beta-propeller domain-containing protein, with protein MPLQGLTNPIRVEVKHPFLILQNMKQRDSIFHIYDLTSHTLKCAFGIMGEGPKDLVAPWLFQTQFSDFLISDLGKNFIYRFEIDEEGQPVLKSTKQPGYIEGVNEAAFINDSLFVVDARYTAPSLYLFALQDELPKKTWKYRNPDMVDYIADPNMGSVYANENRIVFCYGYKKQIDFMDIDFNLIKRVKFKFANPTIINSKNQGDVKISYVYSYLGKRYLYALFFGTSWNENRANSTRGTFLEVFDLDGNPIVRYHLEGRRPVYFAVDEETFTLYGAGEDGDPEDNLLVYKLKGLS; from the coding sequence ATGCCTTTACAAGGGCTCACTAATCCTATAAGGGTAGAAGTGAAACATCCTTTTTTAATTCTTCAAAATATGAAGCAACGTGATAGTATATTTCATATTTACGATCTTACTAGCCATACATTGAAATGTGCTTTTGGAATAATGGGAGAAGGCCCAAAAGATTTGGTGGCTCCCTGGTTATTTCAGACCCAGTTTTCAGATTTTCTTATTTCAGATTTAGGTAAAAATTTTATTTATCGATTCGAGATTGATGAAGAAGGGCAACCTGTGCTCAAGAGTACTAAACAGCCGGGTTATATAGAAGGTGTAAATGAAGCCGCTTTTATAAATGATTCCTTATTTGTGGTAGATGCGAGGTATACAGCTCCTAGCCTGTATTTATTTGCCTTACAAGATGAGTTGCCAAAGAAAACATGGAAATATAGAAACCCCGATATGGTAGATTATATTGCAGACCCTAATATGGGTAGTGTATATGCTAATGAGAATCGTATAGTATTCTGTTATGGGTATAAAAAACAGATCGATTTTATGGATATAGATTTTAATCTCATCAAAAGAGTGAAATTTAAGTTTGCTAATCCGACCATCATTAATTCGAAAAATCAAGGAGATGTTAAGATAAGTTATGTTTATAGTTATTTGGGCAAGCGTTATTTATATGCCTTATTTTTCGGAACCTCGTGGAATGAAAATAGAGCAAATTCTACTCGCGGAACATTTCTTGAAGTATTTGATTTAGACGGAAACCCAATAGTTCGGTATCATTTGGAAGGAAGACGTCCGGTTTACTTTGCAGTCGATGAAGAGACCTTTACACTTTATGGCGCAGGAGAAGACGGAGATCCGGAAGATAATTTATTAGTGTATAAATTAAAAGGACTATCATAG
- a CDS encoding BF3164 family lipoprotein, producing MKYLYLILFLYIGLITACNSTDTQFPKEDILSPELMPLQGITSPIRVEVKHPFLILQNWQQRDSIFHIYDLTNYEFKSAFGTEGQGPKEYVLPWLVQTTLPDFLIADNQSFHYFGINKEGQPIFKGAKEVKYINSVNEAVFINDSLFVVDAQYTGPNVYLLTLQEELPKKTWKYRNPDIVDYITDPNMGKVYANESRIVFCYGYKKQIDFMDTEFNLIKRVKFKFDSSPESNLGGENDKISYTYGYLGKRYLYTLFFGTSWKEYRANSTYGNILEVFDLDGNPVARYHLEGRGPVYFAVDEETFTLYGAGEDGDPEDNLLVYKLKGLS from the coding sequence ATGAAATATCTTTATCTTATACTCTTTTTATATATCGGATTAATTACAGCTTGTAATTCCACTGATACTCAATTTCCTAAAGAGGATATTTTGTCGCCCGAACTAATGCCTCTACAGGGAATAACTAGTCCGATAAGGGTAGAAGTGAAGCATCCTTTTTTAATTCTTCAAAACTGGCAGCAGCGTGATAGTATATTTCACATCTATGATCTTACCAATTATGAATTCAAAAGTGCCTTTGGAACAGAAGGACAAGGTCCAAAGGAATATGTACTTCCTTGGTTAGTGCAAACAACATTACCAGATTTTCTTATTGCAGATAATCAGTCGTTTCATTACTTCGGTATTAATAAAGAAGGACAGCCCATATTCAAGGGTGCTAAAGAGGTAAAATATATAAATAGTGTAAATGAAGCAGTCTTTATAAATGATTCCTTATTTGTAGTAGATGCCCAGTATACAGGTCCTAATGTATATCTATTAACCCTGCAAGAGGAGTTACCAAAGAAAACGTGGAAATATAGAAATCCGGATATAGTAGATTATATTACAGACCCTAATATGGGAAAAGTATATGCCAATGAAAGCCGTATAGTATTCTGTTATGGCTATAAGAAACAGATCGACTTCATGGATACCGAGTTTAATCTTATCAAGAGGGTAAAATTCAAATTTGATAGTTCTCCTGAGAGTAATTTAGGAGGTGAAAATGATAAGATAAGTTATACTTACGGTTACTTGGGTAAACGTTATTTATATACGTTATTTTTCGGTACATCATGGAAAGAATATAGAGCGAACTCCACTTATGGAAATATTCTTGAAGTATTTGATCTAGATGGAAATCCGGTAGCTAGATACCATTTGGAAGGAAGAGGTCCGGTTTACTTTGCAGTCGATGAAGAGACTTTTACACTTTATGGAGCAGGAGAAGACGGAGATCCGGAAGACAATTTGTTAGTATATAAATTAAAAGGACTATCATAG